In Euphorbia lathyris chromosome 10, ddEupLath1.1, whole genome shotgun sequence, a single genomic region encodes these proteins:
- the LOC136210038 gene encoding DNA repair protein recA homolog 2, mitochondrial has translation MVLPFFHSLRLHSLAAFRLCSQNGRRDAAACVGSIAHTFCSLANVTEFFECDPLHNDIEAREKDAALRLALTQLDSEFTSESKLSLQRFFRSRRAPVISTGSLKLDLALGIGGLPKGRMVEIYGMEASGKTTLALHIIKEAQKHGGFCAYLDAENALDHSLVESMGVNTRNLLISPPDSAEKLLSVVDTLTKSGAVDVIVVDSVAALVPELEIDAAFGTREDRQSRIMAQALRKIQSSLWNSQTLIVFVNQVRFVSKSRGLGRAVEETCGGNALKFYSAVRMRMVRTGLLKTEDEVTGLGLSVEVVKNKLASKFQKADLGIQFGRGFRLESEVLELACEHGIICKDGTTYLVGGQVFSNELAAEKYLAENNGVLDGIVMDLREEMFRRKIE, from the exons ATGGTGCTACCTTTTTTTCACTCTCTTCGTCTACATTCATTGGCAGCTTTTCGCCTATGCTCTCAG AATGGTAGACGGGACGCAGCTGCTTGTGTTGGGAGCATAGCTCATACTTTCTGTTCTTTAG CAAATGTTACAGAATTTTTTGAATGCGATCCGCTCCATAATGATATTGAGGCACGGGAGAAAGATGCTGCACTTCGTCTGGCTCTCACACAACTTGACTCTGAATTTACTAGTGAGTCTAAGCTGTCTTTGCAGCGCTTTTTCAGGTCACGGCGTGCCCCTGTGATATCTACAGGCTCCTTGAAGCTTGATCTTGCACTTGGCATTGGTGGATTACCAAAG GGAAGAATGGTTGAAATCTACGGGATGGAAGCTTCTGGGAAAACAACGCTTGCGCTACACATTATCAAGGAAGCTCAAAAGCATGGag GATTTTGTGCATATCTTGATGCTGAGAATGCATTGGACCATTCGCTTGTGGAATCAATGGGAGTAAACACAAGAAATCTTCTTATTTCACCTCCAGATTCTGCTGAAAAGTTACTTAGTGTAGTTGATACGCTCACTAAGAGCGGAGCTGTGGATGTGATTGTGGTCGACAGT GTGGCTGCTCTTGTCCCTGAACTGGAGATTGATGCTGCGTTTGGAACCAGAGAGGACAGGCAATCAAGAATTATGGCTCAAGCACTGCGGAAAATCCAGTCTTCCTTGTGGAATTCGCAAACTCTTATTGTATTTGTAAATCAG GTCAGATTTGTTTCAAAATCACGAGGTCTAGGACGTGCAGTTGAAGAGACTTGTGGGGGAAATGCCTTAAAATTCTATTCAGCTGTACGGATGAGAATGGTCAGAACAGGATTGCTGAAGACCGAGGATGAG GTAACTGGCCTTGGGCTGTCTGTGGAAGTGGTGAAAAATAAATTGGCATCTAAGTTCCAAAAAGCTGATCTTGGCATACAGTTCGGTAGAGGCTTTCGCCTTGAATCTGAAGTCTTAGAATTGGCATGTGAACATGGAATCATATGCAAAGATGGAACCACATACCTCGTGGGAGGACAAGTTTTCAGTAATGAACTTGCAGCCGAAAAATATCTAGCAGAAAACAATGGGGTTCTCGATGGGATAGTTATGGATTTGAGAGAAGAAATGTTTAGAAGGAAGATCGAGTAA